The Thunnus thynnus chromosome 24, fThuThy2.1, whole genome shotgun sequence genome window below encodes:
- the gckr gene encoding glucokinase regulatory protein isoform X2 gives MVFDDTLNAFSPKWRRRSSAAAHRCCNGTTSWFHFITIKGTMAGSDWTCGLSTMREWESPDYEPSLPVSEKSNPLTRDIDRASASHMVRMLQACDTQMFQEEAGTTYQRLLSDKVVKTMMEVAERVALILKDPQDSLVVLSGCGTSGRLAFLIASSFNRALRQLKQSSVYSYIIAGGDRALLSSQEAPEDDPKLGMLSLKKVCEGKRRVLFIGISCGLSAPFVAGQLDLCLQHPEVYTPVLVGFNPAHQARDEPIPGCTLTFRSVVQRMQELSKSQMAFLINPSVGPEGISGSSRMKGGSATKILLEVIMSAAHAAAFSHTPITHKGILQHLRAYEKTLDITYSQSEGITGLVEAAGQSLRRGRRVCYLGWGSLAVLGLIDASECNPTFGAAYEDIQGFVNGGYRELNNNDGPLTSLGPEFCIAHEDFLHQVLPSLNDQDTVLLIYTHSDDVSEVAKVARRVREKTSNLHAVYHQVDGDTAAALQDDINKLCLSTLKITWPSPTSRSSLHMWELSTKLVLNAVSTGAHVLKGKIYQNHMIDVQVTNSKLYRRATRLLQKLTGRPESQCEEALLKAVYRVDKLTGVITSSDMTTHTLTARNTTKVVPLALVCLLTSCSLMEAVSHLEQQPIVREAVEACLS, from the exons ATGGTCTTTGATGATACATTAAACGCTTTCAGTCCAAAATGGCGAAGGCGTAGCTCTGCTGCTGCGCACAGATGTTGCAATGGAACGACCAGTTGGTTTCACTTCATAACAAT AAAAGGCACAATGGCGGGATCAGACTGGACTTGTGGTCTCTCCACCATGCGTGAATGGGAG TCCCCAGATTATGAaccgtcacttcctgtttctgagAAGTCAAACCCCCTGACGCGTGACATCGACAGAGCCTCAGCCAGTCATATGGTGAGGATGTTACAGGCCTGTGACACCCAGATGTTTCAGGAAGAGGCAGGAACCACTTATCAG AGGCTTTTGAGTGACAAAGTGGTGAAAACCATGATGGAGGTCGCTGAGAGAGTGGCGCTCATCCTCAAG GATCCTCAGGACAGCCTTGTTGTACTGAGTGGATGTGGGACTTCTGGTCGACTGGCTTTCCTTATCGCG tCAAGTTTCAACAGAGCACTGAGGCAGCTGAAGCAGAGTTCGGTCTATTCATACATCATTGCAGGAGGAGACAG AGCTCTGCTTTCCTCTCAAGAGGCTCCTGAAGACGACCCCAAACTGGGCATGCTCAGTCTGAAGAAG GTCTGTGAGGGGAAGAGGCGGGTCTTGTTCATTGGCATTTCCTGTGGATTATCT GCTCCATTTGTGGCAGGTCAGCTGGACCTCTGCCTGCAGCACCCTGAGGTCTACACTCCTGTACTGGTTGGCTTCAACCCTGCACATCAggccag ggaTGAGCCCATACCAGGCTGCACACTCACTTTTCGCAGTGTGGTACAAAGGATGCAGGAGCTTTCCAAAAGTCAGATGGCCTTCCTCATCAACCCATCAGTTGGG ccAGAAGGCATCAGTGGCTCCTCCAGGATGAAAGGAGGCAGTGCCACTAAGATTCTCCTGGAGGTTATCATGTCTGCTGCTCATGCTGCTGccttctcacacacacccatCACACACAA gGGCATCCTGCAGCATTTGAGAGCATATGAGAAAACTCTGGATATCACGTACTCTCAGAGTGAGGGGATAACTGGTCTTGTAGAGGCAGCTGGGCAGAG TTTACGCCGTGGGAGGCGTGTGTGTTACCTGGGCTGGGGCTCTCTGGCTGTGCTGGGCCTCATCGACGCCAGTGAGTGTAACCCCACGTTCGGAGCAG cctACGAAGATATTCAAGGTTTCGTGAATGGAGGATACAGAGAGCTGAACAACAACGACGGTCCGCTTACTTCACTG gGTCCTGAGTTTTGCATAGCACATGAGGATTTTCTGCATCAAGTCCTGCCCTCTCTCAATGACCAGGACACCGTTCTACTTATCTACACACACTCAG ATGACGTCAGTGAAGTGGCGAAGGTGGCAcgcagagtgagagaaaagacATCCAACCTCCATGCAGTTTATCATCAGGTTGATGGagacactgctgctgctttacaa GATGACATCAATAAATTGTGTTTAtccacactaaaaatcacttgGCCGTCACCTACTTCAAGGAGCTCGCTACACATg TGGGAGCTGTCCACTAAGCTGGTGCTGAATGCTGTGAGCACCGGCGCTCACGTTTTAAAGGGGAAGATTTACCAGAACCACATGATCGATGTGCAGGTCACCAACAGCAAACTCTACCGCAGAGCCACACGTTTACTCCAG AAGCTGACTGGTCGTCCTGAGTCCCAATGTGAGGAAGCACTTCTGAAGGCCGTCTACCGAGTGGACAAGTTGACTGGGGTCATAACGTCCTCTGacatgaccacacacacactcactgccaGAAACACAACCAAG GTGGTCCCTCTGGCTTTGGTCTGTTTGCTGACTAGTTGCTCTCTCATGGAGGCGGTGTCTCATTTGGAGCAACAGCCAATCGTGAGGGAGGCTGTGGAGGCATGCCTGTCATAA
- the gckr gene encoding glucokinase regulatory protein isoform X3 yields MAGSDWTCGLSTMREWESPDYEPSLPVSEKSNPLTRDIDRASASHMVRMLQACDTQMFQEEAGTTYQRLLSDKVVKTMMEVAERVALILKDPQDSLVVLSGCGTSGRLAFLIASSFNRALRQLKQSSVYSYIIAGGDRALLSSQEAPEDDPKLGMLSLKKVCEGKRRVLFIGISCGLSAPFVAGQLDLCLQHPEVYTPVLVGFNPAHQARDEPIPGCTLTFRSVVQRMQELSKSQMAFLINPSVGPEGISGSSRMKGGSATKILLEVIMSAAHAAAFSHTPITHKGILQHLRAYEKTLDITYSQSEGITGLVEAAGQSLRRGRRVCYLGWGSLAVLGLIDASECNPTFGAAYEDIQGFVNGGYRELNNNDGPLTSLGPEFCIAHEDFLHQVLPSLNDQDTVLLIYTHSDDVSEVAKVARRVREKTSNLHAVYHQVDGDTAAALQDDINKLCLSTLKITWPSPTSRSSLHMQWELSTKLVLNAVSTGAHVLKGKIYQNHMIDVQVTNSKLYRRATRLLQKLTGRPESQCEEALLKAVYRVDKLTGVITSSDMTTHTLTARNTTKVVPLALVCLLTSCSLMEAVSHLEQQPIVREAVEACLS; encoded by the exons ATGGCGGGATCAGACTGGACTTGTGGTCTCTCCACCATGCGTGAATGGGAG TCCCCAGATTATGAaccgtcacttcctgtttctgagAAGTCAAACCCCCTGACGCGTGACATCGACAGAGCCTCAGCCAGTCATATGGTGAGGATGTTACAGGCCTGTGACACCCAGATGTTTCAGGAAGAGGCAGGAACCACTTATCAG AGGCTTTTGAGTGACAAAGTGGTGAAAACCATGATGGAGGTCGCTGAGAGAGTGGCGCTCATCCTCAAG GATCCTCAGGACAGCCTTGTTGTACTGAGTGGATGTGGGACTTCTGGTCGACTGGCTTTCCTTATCGCG tCAAGTTTCAACAGAGCACTGAGGCAGCTGAAGCAGAGTTCGGTCTATTCATACATCATTGCAGGAGGAGACAG AGCTCTGCTTTCCTCTCAAGAGGCTCCTGAAGACGACCCCAAACTGGGCATGCTCAGTCTGAAGAAG GTCTGTGAGGGGAAGAGGCGGGTCTTGTTCATTGGCATTTCCTGTGGATTATCT GCTCCATTTGTGGCAGGTCAGCTGGACCTCTGCCTGCAGCACCCTGAGGTCTACACTCCTGTACTGGTTGGCTTCAACCCTGCACATCAggccag ggaTGAGCCCATACCAGGCTGCACACTCACTTTTCGCAGTGTGGTACAAAGGATGCAGGAGCTTTCCAAAAGTCAGATGGCCTTCCTCATCAACCCATCAGTTGGG ccAGAAGGCATCAGTGGCTCCTCCAGGATGAAAGGAGGCAGTGCCACTAAGATTCTCCTGGAGGTTATCATGTCTGCTGCTCATGCTGCTGccttctcacacacacccatCACACACAA gGGCATCCTGCAGCATTTGAGAGCATATGAGAAAACTCTGGATATCACGTACTCTCAGAGTGAGGGGATAACTGGTCTTGTAGAGGCAGCTGGGCAGAG TTTACGCCGTGGGAGGCGTGTGTGTTACCTGGGCTGGGGCTCTCTGGCTGTGCTGGGCCTCATCGACGCCAGTGAGTGTAACCCCACGTTCGGAGCAG cctACGAAGATATTCAAGGTTTCGTGAATGGAGGATACAGAGAGCTGAACAACAACGACGGTCCGCTTACTTCACTG gGTCCTGAGTTTTGCATAGCACATGAGGATTTTCTGCATCAAGTCCTGCCCTCTCTCAATGACCAGGACACCGTTCTACTTATCTACACACACTCAG ATGACGTCAGTGAAGTGGCGAAGGTGGCAcgcagagtgagagaaaagacATCCAACCTCCATGCAGTTTATCATCAGGTTGATGGagacactgctgctgctttacaa GATGACATCAATAAATTGTGTTTAtccacactaaaaatcacttgGCCGTCACCTACTTCAAGGAGCTCGCTACACATg CAGTGGGAGCTGTCCACTAAGCTGGTGCTGAATGCTGTGAGCACCGGCGCTCACGTTTTAAAGGGGAAGATTTACCAGAACCACATGATCGATGTGCAGGTCACCAACAGCAAACTCTACCGCAGAGCCACACGTTTACTCCAG AAGCTGACTGGTCGTCCTGAGTCCCAATGTGAGGAAGCACTTCTGAAGGCCGTCTACCGAGTGGACAAGTTGACTGGGGTCATAACGTCCTCTGacatgaccacacacacactcactgccaGAAACACAACCAAG GTGGTCCCTCTGGCTTTGGTCTGTTTGCTGACTAGTTGCTCTCTCATGGAGGCGGTGTCTCATTTGGAGCAACAGCCAATCGTGAGGGAGGCTGTGGAGGCATGCCTGTCATAA
- the gckr gene encoding glucokinase regulatory protein isoform X1 yields MVFDDTLNAFSPKWRRRSSAAAHRCCNGTTSWFHFITIKGTMAGSDWTCGLSTMREWESPDYEPSLPVSEKSNPLTRDIDRASASHMVRMLQACDTQMFQEEAGTTYQRLLSDKVVKTMMEVAERVALILKDPQDSLVVLSGCGTSGRLAFLIASSFNRALRQLKQSSVYSYIIAGGDRALLSSQEAPEDDPKLGMLSLKKVCEGKRRVLFIGISCGLSAPFVAGQLDLCLQHPEVYTPVLVGFNPAHQARDEPIPGCTLTFRSVVQRMQELSKSQMAFLINPSVGPEGISGSSRMKGGSATKILLEVIMSAAHAAAFSHTPITHKGILQHLRAYEKTLDITYSQSEGITGLVEAAGQSLRRGRRVCYLGWGSLAVLGLIDASECNPTFGAAYEDIQGFVNGGYRELNNNDGPLTSLGPEFCIAHEDFLHQVLPSLNDQDTVLLIYTHSDDVSEVAKVARRVREKTSNLHAVYHQVDGDTAAALQDDINKLCLSTLKITWPSPTSRSSLHMQWELSTKLVLNAVSTGAHVLKGKIYQNHMIDVQVTNSKLYRRATRLLQKLTGRPESQCEEALLKAVYRVDKLTGVITSSDMTTHTLTARNTTKVVPLALVCLLTSCSLMEAVSHLEQQPIVREAVEACLS; encoded by the exons ATGGTCTTTGATGATACATTAAACGCTTTCAGTCCAAAATGGCGAAGGCGTAGCTCTGCTGCTGCGCACAGATGTTGCAATGGAACGACCAGTTGGTTTCACTTCATAACAAT AAAAGGCACAATGGCGGGATCAGACTGGACTTGTGGTCTCTCCACCATGCGTGAATGGGAG TCCCCAGATTATGAaccgtcacttcctgtttctgagAAGTCAAACCCCCTGACGCGTGACATCGACAGAGCCTCAGCCAGTCATATGGTGAGGATGTTACAGGCCTGTGACACCCAGATGTTTCAGGAAGAGGCAGGAACCACTTATCAG AGGCTTTTGAGTGACAAAGTGGTGAAAACCATGATGGAGGTCGCTGAGAGAGTGGCGCTCATCCTCAAG GATCCTCAGGACAGCCTTGTTGTACTGAGTGGATGTGGGACTTCTGGTCGACTGGCTTTCCTTATCGCG tCAAGTTTCAACAGAGCACTGAGGCAGCTGAAGCAGAGTTCGGTCTATTCATACATCATTGCAGGAGGAGACAG AGCTCTGCTTTCCTCTCAAGAGGCTCCTGAAGACGACCCCAAACTGGGCATGCTCAGTCTGAAGAAG GTCTGTGAGGGGAAGAGGCGGGTCTTGTTCATTGGCATTTCCTGTGGATTATCT GCTCCATTTGTGGCAGGTCAGCTGGACCTCTGCCTGCAGCACCCTGAGGTCTACACTCCTGTACTGGTTGGCTTCAACCCTGCACATCAggccag ggaTGAGCCCATACCAGGCTGCACACTCACTTTTCGCAGTGTGGTACAAAGGATGCAGGAGCTTTCCAAAAGTCAGATGGCCTTCCTCATCAACCCATCAGTTGGG ccAGAAGGCATCAGTGGCTCCTCCAGGATGAAAGGAGGCAGTGCCACTAAGATTCTCCTGGAGGTTATCATGTCTGCTGCTCATGCTGCTGccttctcacacacacccatCACACACAA gGGCATCCTGCAGCATTTGAGAGCATATGAGAAAACTCTGGATATCACGTACTCTCAGAGTGAGGGGATAACTGGTCTTGTAGAGGCAGCTGGGCAGAG TTTACGCCGTGGGAGGCGTGTGTGTTACCTGGGCTGGGGCTCTCTGGCTGTGCTGGGCCTCATCGACGCCAGTGAGTGTAACCCCACGTTCGGAGCAG cctACGAAGATATTCAAGGTTTCGTGAATGGAGGATACAGAGAGCTGAACAACAACGACGGTCCGCTTACTTCACTG gGTCCTGAGTTTTGCATAGCACATGAGGATTTTCTGCATCAAGTCCTGCCCTCTCTCAATGACCAGGACACCGTTCTACTTATCTACACACACTCAG ATGACGTCAGTGAAGTGGCGAAGGTGGCAcgcagagtgagagaaaagacATCCAACCTCCATGCAGTTTATCATCAGGTTGATGGagacactgctgctgctttacaa GATGACATCAATAAATTGTGTTTAtccacactaaaaatcacttgGCCGTCACCTACTTCAAGGAGCTCGCTACACATg CAGTGGGAGCTGTCCACTAAGCTGGTGCTGAATGCTGTGAGCACCGGCGCTCACGTTTTAAAGGGGAAGATTTACCAGAACCACATGATCGATGTGCAGGTCACCAACAGCAAACTCTACCGCAGAGCCACACGTTTACTCCAG AAGCTGACTGGTCGTCCTGAGTCCCAATGTGAGGAAGCACTTCTGAAGGCCGTCTACCGAGTGGACAAGTTGACTGGGGTCATAACGTCCTCTGacatgaccacacacacactcactgccaGAAACACAACCAAG GTGGTCCCTCTGGCTTTGGTCTGTTTGCTGACTAGTTGCTCTCTCATGGAGGCGGTGTCTCATTTGGAGCAACAGCCAATCGTGAGGGAGGCTGTGGAGGCATGCCTGTCATAA